One Osmerus eperlanus chromosome 23, fOsmEpe2.1, whole genome shotgun sequence DNA segment encodes these proteins:
- the LOC134009523 gene encoding astrocytic phosphoprotein PEA-15: MSEYTSLLSDLSENITNEDLDQLKSACKEDIPEDQSNNITSSKEWFNYLEKNDKLAQDNLSYIEHIFEISRRPDLLTRVIEYRTTVLKISEDDEIDTKLTRIPSAKKYKDIIRQPSEDEIIKLAPPPKKV; encoded by the exons ATGTCGGAGTACACTTCTCTTCTCAGCGACCTGTCTGAGAACATCACCAATGAGGATCTGGACCAGCTCAAGTCTGCCTGCAAGGAGGACATTCCTGAGGACCAGAGCAACAACATCACGTCCTCCAAGGAGTGGTTCAACTACCTGGAGAAGAACGACAAACTGGcacaag ATAACCTCTCGTATATCGAGCACATCTTTGAGATCTCGCGGCGGCCAGACCTCCTAACTCGTGTCATCGAGTACCGGACCACGGTCCTCAAGATCTCAGAGGACGACGAGATCGACACCAAGCTCACACGCATCCCCTCCGCCAAGAAATATAAAG aCATCATTCGCCAGCCCTCTGAAGACGAGATCATCAAACTGGCCCCTCCTCCTAAAAAAGTGTGA